The following proteins come from a genomic window of Alkalibacter saccharofermentans DSM 14828:
- a CDS encoding lmo0937 family membrane protein, whose amino-acid sequence MLWTIAAVLVVLWLIGVVSSTTIGGFIHVLLVIAVIVVLLNLIQNRKR is encoded by the coding sequence ATGTTATGGACAATAGCTGCTGTGCTCGTAGTGTTATGGCTCATTGGTGTAGTTTCTTCAACCACAATAGGTGGATTTATACATGTTCTTTTAGTTATCGCAGTAATCGTAGTATTGTTAAATTTGATTCAAAACAGAAAAAGGTGA
- a CDS encoding transposase — protein MPRIARIKDPDTVHHVMCRSISELTLFKNYKDKVKYLELLALYCEKFQCSILSYCLMDTHVHIQLDPRGSDMSKFMHGVNLCYAQYYNKKYRRHGHVFQGRFLSRAVFDDVYNLVVSAYIHNNPKDIPDYRDAVHTYPYSSYGIYLGNYDYDFGLADPDFILSQFANDPKEAMVKYAEFVSSCNKVTQKEKYYELIDDYVKNDKYAYKSERVVIYRDYSPHEILNAVESALRTEIPNFINVKYNRSLSDARAVSAFLMRCLCDFTYKDICKTLGNITASQAAKLCNKGYELIKSIPKYQNIYPEILDFIKPKAS, from the coding sequence TTGCCACGCATAGCACGTATAAAAGACCCTGATACCGTCCACCATGTGATGTGCCGCTCCATAAGCGAGCTTACCCTGTTTAAAAACTACAAGGACAAGGTAAAATATTTAGAGCTTCTTGCACTGTACTGCGAGAAATTCCAGTGCAGCATACTCTCATACTGCCTTATGGATACCCATGTCCACATACAGCTAGACCCTAGGGGATCTGACATGTCCAAGTTCATGCACGGGGTCAATCTTTGCTATGCCCAGTATTACAACAAAAAGTACAGAAGGCACGGTCATGTTTTCCAAGGCAGGTTCTTAAGCAGGGCAGTATTTGATGATGTGTATAACCTGGTGGTATCAGCATACATCCACAACAACCCCAAGGACATTCCAGATTACAGGGATGCTGTTCACACCTATCCTTATTCATCTTACGGCATCTATCTTGGAAACTACGACTATGACTTTGGCCTGGCTGACCCAGACTTTATTTTATCTCAATTTGCCAACGACCCTAAAGAGGCTATGGTAAAATACGCCGAGTTTGTCTCTTCCTGCAACAAGGTCACACAAAAGGAAAAGTACTACGAACTTATAGACGATTATGTCAAAAACGACAAGTACGCTTACAAAAGCGAAAGAGTCGTAATCTACAGGGATTATTCTCCACATGAAATCCTTAATGCAGTGGAATCAGCTCTTAGAACTGAGATTCCCAACTTCATCAACGTCAAATATAACCGCAGCCTTTCAGATGCAAGAGCTGTATCTGCCTTTTTGATGCGCTGTCTCTGCGACTTCACCTACAAGGACATCTGCAAAACCCTTGGCAATATAACTGCAAGCCAAGCAGCTAAACTCTGCAACAAGGGTTATGAGCTGATCAAGTCCATTCCCAAGTATCAAAACATCTACCCAGAAATTCTGGACTTCATAAAACCTAAAGCATCCTAA
- a CDS encoding sugar-binding transcriptional regulator, which yields MISEVYNQSQFLTVKAAYLYYMKNMPQSKIANKLNISVPTVSRLLNKAREDKIIEFVINDPYLECIELEQELMNRFGLKEVIIAADPVENKIEEKEDAPDNHKKLVALEGARYLQRIIKDEDVLGIAFGRTMYYMIHYLNPCQKVNAQFVTLHGSLNSLSDELDVASLARRMAMAFGGENKVLYAEGFSSNENLTKQLKEEKNVKKIIDRFKKVTISITGIGSFYPDLKSLLVSYDFLEEEELDHLTEKGVVGDMALRFFDSEGNECDTDFKNRTIAIDFESYKKIPLKIVMVSGVHKTQTVISALKGNLIDVLITNYSLGKSILNNGELETHV from the coding sequence ATGATATCCGAGGTATATAATCAATCTCAGTTTTTAACAGTCAAAGCAGCCTACCTTTATTATATGAAAAACATGCCACAAAGCAAGATAGCTAATAAGCTTAACATTTCGGTTCCCACAGTATCGAGACTGCTGAACAAAGCAAGAGAAGACAAGATAATAGAATTTGTAATAAATGATCCTTATCTCGAGTGCATCGAGCTGGAGCAGGAGCTTATGAACAGGTTCGGATTAAAAGAGGTTATTATAGCCGCTGATCCGGTAGAAAACAAGATAGAAGAAAAAGAAGATGCTCCAGACAATCACAAGAAACTAGTAGCACTAGAGGGAGCGAGATATCTACAAAGAATAATCAAGGACGAGGATGTTTTAGGCATAGCCTTTGGCAGGACCATGTATTACATGATCCACTATCTTAACCCGTGTCAAAAGGTAAATGCTCAATTTGTGACTTTGCATGGAAGCCTTAACAGCTTAAGTGATGAGCTTGATGTAGCTTCTTTGGCACGCAGGATGGCCATGGCCTTTGGAGGGGAAAACAAGGTTTTGTACGCAGAAGGCTTTAGCAGCAATGAGAACCTGACCAAGCAACTGAAAGAAGAGAAAAACGTTAAAAAAATAATTGATCGGTTCAAAAAAGTCACCATATCTATAACGGGTATAGGATCTTTTTATCCGGATCTTAAATCCCTCTTGGTCTCTTACGATTTTCTTGAAGAAGAGGAACTAGATCACCTAACAGAAAAAGGTGTAGTCGGAGATATGGCACTTAGATTTTTTGACAGCGAGGGCAATGAGTGTGACACGGATTTTAAAAATAGAACAATAGCCATAGACTTCGAGTCTTACAAAAAAATACCTCTTAAAATAGTGATGGTATCAGGAGTGCATAAAACCCAAACTGTAATATCTGCTCTCAAAGGGAATCTTATTGATGTGCTGATAACAAATTATTCCCTAGGCAAAAGCATATTGAATAATGGCGAATTAGAAACCCATGTTTAG
- a CDS encoding rhodanese-like domain-containing protein, which produces MKKTVFIMMIFFPLVFLGGCANAIDTENEVMLISPEEVKSMMEENEDFTLVDVRTQAEYDEGHIPGSILIPVDELEERAEEILTDKDAKIVIYCRTGNRTKAAGEILKRLGYRNLYDLGGIVDWPYETTR; this is translated from the coding sequence ATGAAAAAAACGGTTTTTATTATGATGATATTTTTTCCCCTCGTATTTTTGGGTGGATGCGCAAATGCCATAGACACAGAAAATGAAGTTATGCTTATTTCACCTGAAGAAGTCAAATCTATGATGGAAGAAAATGAAGACTTTACTCTCGTCGACGTGCGAACCCAGGCAGAATATGATGAAGGGCACATTCCAGGAAGCATACTAATTCCTGTAGACGAGCTTGAGGAAAGAGCTGAGGAAATTTTAACTGACAAAGATGCAAAGATAGTCATTTATTGCAGAACAGGCAATAGAACAAAAGCAGCCGGTGAAATCTTAAAAAGGCTTGGTTATAGAAACCTTTACGATTTAGGTGGAATCGTAGATTGGCCATATGAGACAACAAGATAA
- a CDS encoding nitroreductase family protein, with the protein MDAIDKRKSVRIYKETFLSADEITKILHMIENPMTGPNGNEIELEFIVEDLDSRKGKIGTYGFISGKYGAILGWCQKERLSYIDYGYVLENISLKLVDMNLGTCWLGGSFSKKNVIDAMKSSQNGIKSIPAILTVGYEAQGKRLRDFLISGIKRNRMDFNECYFDKDLNIIDDKDKIKILEAVRWSPSAMNRQPVRVIWDESRVHFYLVDAKIELKYIDMGIAMCHFEKRAKEMGMSGSWLVDSNAPDTAWLYMNTFVLD; encoded by the coding sequence ATGGATGCCATTGATAAAAGGAAATCAGTCAGAATATATAAAGAGACTTTTTTAAGTGCTGACGAGATAACTAAAATACTGCATATGATTGAAAATCCTATGACAGGACCAAATGGAAACGAGATCGAGCTGGAATTCATTGTGGAAGACTTGGATTCGCGAAAAGGAAAAATTGGAACTTACGGGTTTATCAGCGGCAAGTATGGAGCAATTCTTGGATGGTGTCAAAAAGAAAGACTTTCCTATATAGACTACGGTTATGTTTTAGAAAATATATCGTTGAAATTGGTAGATATGAACCTTGGCACCTGTTGGCTCGGCGGATCTTTTTCCAAAAAAAACGTTATTGATGCAATGAAGTCTTCCCAAAACGGTATAAAGAGCATACCGGCAATTTTAACTGTGGGTTATGAGGCGCAAGGGAAAAGGTTAAGAGATTTTTTAATAAGCGGCATAAAAAGAAACCGAATGGATTTTAACGAATGCTATTTCGACAAGGATTTAAATATAATTGATGATAAAGATAAAATAAAGATACTTGAAGCCGTCAGATGGTCGCCTTCGGCAATGAACAGGCAACCGGTAAGGGTTATATGGGATGAATCAAGAGTGCATTTCTATCTTGTCGATGCAAAGATTGAACTCAAGTACATTGATATGGGGATTGCCATGTGCCATTTTGAGAAAAGAGCTAAGGAAATGGGAATGAGCGGAAGTTGGCTGGTTGACAGCAACGCACCGGATACAGCTTGGTTGTATATGAACACATTCGTGCTTGATTAG
- the larE gene encoding ATP-dependent sacrificial sulfur transferase LarE → MLYSKKKILDEYLKSLESVAVAYSGGVDSTFLLKAAYLVLGEKAVGVTATSSTYPKREFEEAVKYAKLIGAKHIVIESEELDIDGFSENPIDRCYYCKNELFIKVGEVAKNIGFKNVADGSNLDDTGDYRPGMKAAAELGVVSPLKYAGLTKEDIRVLSKEMDLPTWDKPAFACLSSRFPYGNKITSGKLTMVELAEQYLMDIGFRQLRVRHHENLARVEIGEKEFAKILDKNLLNEIDEKFKGFGFSYVCLDMKGYRTGSMNEVLDKNSKTG, encoded by the coding sequence ATGTTATATAGCAAAAAGAAGATATTGGATGAATACTTAAAAAGCCTAGAGAGCGTAGCCGTAGCTTACTCGGGAGGGGTGGACAGTACATTTTTGCTTAAGGCTGCATACCTCGTGTTGGGGGAAAAAGCGGTTGGGGTTACAGCCACTTCTTCAACATATCCTAAAAGAGAGTTTGAGGAAGCGGTGAAATATGCCAAACTAATCGGAGCAAAGCACATTGTGATTGAATCTGAGGAATTAGATATTGATGGATTTTCTGAAAATCCAATTGACAGATGTTATTATTGTAAAAACGAGCTGTTCATTAAAGTTGGTGAAGTAGCAAAAAACATAGGCTTTAAAAATGTGGCAGATGGGTCCAACCTCGATGACACCGGAGATTACAGACCAGGAATGAAGGCAGCTGCAGAACTGGGTGTTGTAAGTCCTTTGAAATACGCAGGTTTAACCAAAGAAGATATCAGAGTTTTATCAAAAGAAATGGACCTTCCAACATGGGATAAACCAGCTTTTGCTTGTCTGTCATCCAGATTTCCCTACGGAAACAAGATCACCTCGGGAAAATTGACGATGGTGGAATTGGCGGAACAATACCTTATGGACATTGGATTCAGACAGTTGAGAGTCAGACATCATGAAAACTTGGCTAGGGTAGAAATCGGAGAAAAAGAATTTGCGAAAATATTAGACAAGAACTTGTTGAATGAAATAGATGAAAAATTCAAAGGGTTTGGATTTTCTTATGTTTGTCTCGATATGAAGGGCTACAGGACAGGCAGCATGAATGAAGTGTTGGATAAGAATAGTAAAACAGGCTAA
- a CDS encoding trans-sulfuration enzyme family protein, whose translation MKKNNLDIKTNMVHGRRSLAEVTGAISMPIYQSATFRHPAYGESTGYDYSRVQNPTREEVEDTIALLEGGSKGFAFSTGMAAIAAMMELFSPGDHIIASDDLYGGTYRLFEEINKKNGIEVTYCDTSRIVELENNIQKNTKCLFIESPTNPTMKVTDIRQAACLAREKGLKLIVDNTFLTPYFQRPLDLGADMVVHSGTKYLGGHNDTLAGFLVTNDVDDAERIDMIHKTVGAVLSPFDSWLILRGIKTLGIRMERQQSNAMKIAQWLKSNQHVEEVYYVGLEDHPGHEINNKQSEGSGAMISFRVKDVKKARDILGRLKIISFAESLGGVESLITYPIEQTHQAIPKEIRDRIGVDEYLLRLSVGIEEAKDLIADLDQGINRE comes from the coding sequence ATGAAAAAAAATAACTTGGATATAAAAACAAACATGGTCCATGGCAGAAGATCGTTGGCAGAGGTAACCGGTGCAATCAGCATGCCTATTTATCAAAGCGCCACCTTTAGACACCCTGCCTATGGAGAATCTACAGGTTACGATTACTCCAGAGTTCAAAATCCTACCAGAGAAGAAGTCGAAGACACCATAGCCTTGTTGGAAGGTGGAAGCAAAGGATTTGCTTTTTCAACAGGCATGGCTGCAATAGCTGCTATGATGGAGCTGTTCTCTCCTGGAGACCATATAATAGCATCAGATGATTTGTACGGCGGAACATACAGGTTGTTTGAGGAAATCAACAAGAAAAACGGAATAGAAGTAACTTATTGTGATACATCAAGAATTGTTGAATTGGAAAACAATATCCAAAAGAACACAAAATGTCTTTTTATCGAAAGTCCTACCAATCCGACGATGAAAGTGACAGATATAAGGCAGGCAGCATGTCTGGCAAGGGAAAAAGGCTTGAAATTAATAGTTGACAATACATTTTTGACACCCTACTTTCAGCGGCCACTCGATCTTGGAGCAGATATGGTAGTTCACAGCGGAACTAAATATCTTGGAGGACACAACGATACCCTTGCAGGTTTTTTAGTGACCAATGATGTTGACGATGCAGAAAGGATTGACATGATCCACAAGACTGTCGGAGCGGTTTTGTCTCCATTCGACAGTTGGTTGATTTTGCGTGGAATCAAGACATTGGGTATAAGGATGGAGAGGCAGCAGTCAAATGCAATGAAAATTGCACAGTGGTTAAAGTCTAATCAGCACGTAGAAGAGGTATACTATGTAGGTCTAGAGGATCATCCCGGTCATGAAATCAACAATAAGCAATCTGAAGGCTCAGGGGCGATGATATCCTTTAGAGTTAAAGATGTGAAAAAAGCCAGAGATATACTGGGACGTTTAAAAATCATATCATTTGCTGAAAGTTTGGGAGGGGTGGAGAGTTTGATTACTTACCCGATAGAGCAAACCCATCAAGCAATACCAAAGGAAATAAGAGACAGAATAGGGGTAGATGAATATCTGCTAAGACTTTCTGTCGGAATCGAGGAAGCAAAAGACCTTATAGCTGATCTGGATCAAGGCATAAACCGGGAGTGA
- the thpR gene encoding RNA 2',3'-cyclic phosphodiesterase, producing MKKVRLFVGIEIDKILKSQISASQDELKKHVIKGKWKDPLNIHITLKYLGPVPIDRIETIGRELERLCSRIHSFSLRLGDIGFFYKAERIKVMWLGVRGDLVQLNDLYSGVENSMEKLGFERENRDFKPHVTLAQNIDFNDDGPIKLDFIKKSDFEIIHVKEICIFESVNIDGKLEYKIIRKYPFKNQ from the coding sequence GTGAAGAAGGTGAGACTGTTCGTCGGAATTGAAATCGATAAAATATTGAAATCTCAAATATCAGCATCGCAAGATGAATTGAAAAAACATGTGATTAAAGGAAAGTGGAAAGACCCATTAAATATTCATATTACTTTAAAATATCTTGGACCAGTCCCAATTGACAGAATCGAAACAATAGGAAGAGAACTGGAAAGACTGTGCTCCAGAATCCATAGCTTCAGTTTGAGGCTTGGTGACATTGGTTTTTTTTACAAGGCAGAGAGAATAAAAGTAATGTGGCTTGGGGTGAGAGGAGACTTAGTTCAACTTAATGACCTGTATTCAGGAGTAGAAAATTCCATGGAAAAGCTGGGTTTTGAAAGAGAAAATAGGGATTTCAAGCCTCATGTGACATTGGCTCAAAACATCGATTTTAACGACGACGGCCCCATTAAGCTGGATTTTATTAAAAAAAGTGATTTTGAGATTATCCATGTAAAGGAAATCTGTATTTTTGAAAGTGTGAATATCGATGGAAAACTTGAATATAAAATAATCAGAAAGTATCCATTTAAGAATCAATAG
- a CDS encoding aryl-sulfate sulfotransferase, with the protein MGHPTIHPTGTTIYNTEKAYGGYTIYQAAGQGALLIDMNGKEVQLWEGLSGFPNKILPGGYVLGSRGQRSAKHGIQDEVDLVQVDWEGNVVWSFDKNEYVEDPGEAPRWMARQHHDYQRQGSSTGYFSPDQTPETNKGNTLILTHENVINTEISEKVLLDDKIIEVDWDGNIVWEWRPNEHFEEMGFGEAAKNILYRDPNYRPSGGGMGDWLHINTMSTLGKNKWYEEGDERFHPDNIIWDSRESNIVAIISKETGKIVWRLGPDYDSSEELKKIGWIIGPHHAHMIPNGLPGAGNILIYDNGGWGGYGAPNPTAPTGRMNAKRDYSRVLEINPVTLEVIWQYTPGEAGFITPLDSYRFYSPFVSSAQRLPNGNTLITEGSDGRLMEVTNDHQLVWEYISPYFFKGGSLDKMNMVYRAYRVPYSWIPQLEEPKETKIEPIDVTTFRVPGAAQSGFERKVKVDGIIEAKGEDDEALFCVISDTDSKI; encoded by the coding sequence ATGGGGCATCCGACGATACATCCAACAGGTACTACGATATACAATACTGAAAAAGCTTATGGGGGCTATACGATTTATCAAGCTGCAGGACAAGGCGCGCTTCTGATCGACATGAACGGCAAAGAAGTACAGCTATGGGAAGGCCTGAGCGGTTTTCCAAACAAAATTTTACCTGGAGGATATGTTTTAGGCAGCAGGGGACAAAGAAGTGCAAAACACGGTATTCAAGATGAAGTAGACTTGGTACAGGTGGATTGGGAAGGAAATGTTGTTTGGAGCTTTGATAAGAATGAATATGTGGAAGATCCCGGTGAAGCACCGAGGTGGATGGCAAGACAACACCACGACTACCAAAGACAAGGTTCTTCTACCGGTTATTTCAGCCCAGATCAGACACCTGAAACAAATAAGGGAAACACCCTGATACTCACCCATGAAAATGTGATAAACACTGAAATTTCCGAAAAGGTCCTGTTGGACGATAAAATCATAGAGGTAGACTGGGATGGCAATATAGTTTGGGAATGGAGACCTAACGAACATTTTGAGGAAATGGGATTTGGAGAAGCGGCGAAAAATATTTTATACCGAGATCCAAACTACAGACCTTCCGGAGGAGGGATGGGAGACTGGCTTCATATAAATACCATGTCGACTCTTGGAAAGAACAAGTGGTATGAAGAAGGAGACGAAAGATTTCATCCGGATAACATAATTTGGGACTCTCGAGAATCAAACATAGTGGCTATAATAAGTAAAGAAACCGGCAAAATAGTATGGAGACTGGGACCCGACTACGACTCATCTGAAGAGCTTAAGAAAATTGGATGGATAATAGGCCCACATCATGCCCATATGATTCCCAACGGACTGCCGGGTGCAGGCAATATCCTCATATATGACAATGGAGGGTGGGGAGGATACGGCGCCCCAAACCCTACGGCGCCTACAGGGAGGATGAATGCCAAAAGAGACTATTCCAGGGTGCTTGAAATTAATCCGGTGACACTGGAAGTCATATGGCAATATACTCCCGGGGAAGCCGGGTTCATTACCCCCCTTGATTCTTATAGATTCTACAGTCCATTTGTAAGCAGCGCCCAAAGGCTTCCCAATGGCAACACCCTAATAACTGAAGGATCTGATGGCAGGCTCATGGAAGTTACTAATGATCACCAGCTGGTTTGGGAATATATCAGCCCATATTTTTTCAAGGGTGGAAGCCTAGATAAGATGAACATGGTATATAGAGCCTACCGAGTGCCCTACAGCTGGATACCTCAGCTTGAAGAGCCAAAGGAAACAAAGATCGAACCAATCGACGTAACCACTTTCAGGGTTCCGGGAGCGGCTCAGAGCGGTTTTGAAAGGAAAGTCAAAGTGGATGGGATAATTGAAGCAAAAGGAGAAGACGACGAGGCTTTGTTTTGTGTAATATCCGATACTGATTCAAAAATTTAA
- a CDS encoding ABC transporter permease, producing MNKKVNNLNATGLILPLIILLAWHLSVQSGMFPPAILPPIGDVARAFLNMMESGLLVGDILVSLTRVLRGYLLAIFAGVTLGTLMGTSKHINDFFTLTLNSIRQIPILAWIPLIILWLGIGEESKVAVIFLAAFFPILINTISGMRSTPKGLVEVAALYKLSGWMTFKKVYFPSALPQIFVGLKLGLGISWVAVVAAELIAASSGIGFRISDARSMMEPDVMIVGMISIGVLGVSMDKALTLILERITPWKK from the coding sequence ATGAATAAAAAAGTCAATAATCTTAATGCTACGGGACTCATACTGCCGCTAATCATACTTCTGGCTTGGCATTTGAGCGTACAAAGTGGGATGTTTCCTCCGGCGATTTTGCCGCCGATAGGGGATGTGGCTAGGGCATTTTTAAATATGATGGAATCAGGTCTGCTAGTCGGAGACATACTTGTCAGCCTAACCAGAGTATTAAGGGGGTACCTGTTGGCAATATTTGCAGGAGTGACTCTCGGAACACTCATGGGGACTTCAAAGCATATAAACGATTTTTTCACACTGACCTTAAATTCAATAAGACAGATACCCATCCTGGCATGGATACCTCTGATAATTTTATGGTTGGGCATAGGTGAAGAGTCTAAAGTGGCTGTGATTTTTCTCGCAGCATTTTTCCCAATACTTATTAATACTATCAGCGGAATGCGTTCCACACCTAAAGGGTTGGTAGAGGTTGCTGCCTTGTATAAGCTTAGCGGATGGATGACTTTTAAGAAGGTTTACTTCCCTTCTGCCCTTCCCCAGATATTCGTAGGATTGAAGCTTGGATTGGGCATTTCATGGGTTGCAGTGGTGGCGGCAGAGCTTATCGCTGCAAGCTCGGGTATAGGCTTTCGTATAAGCGACGCTAGAAGCATGATGGAGCCGGATGTCATGATTGTCGGAATGATATCCATAGGCGTTCTTGGGGTATCTATGGACAAGGCCTTGACCTTGATTCTTGAAAGGATTACGCCTTGGAAAAAATAG
- a CDS encoding ABC transporter ATP-binding protein, with translation MRGLSIKDLNKIFSTNCGDVTALKDINLDVKKGEFVTILGHSGCGKSTLLKIIAGLESASSGSITYSETKISGPGTDRGMVFQEHRLLPWLTIDENVGFGLINESRAVREKLVTDHLKMVKLDGFHKAYPHQLSGGMAQRAAIARGLVNNPEILLLDEPFGALDALTRIQMQKEILKIWESEKTTMIMVTHDIDEAIYLGQRIVVMSAGPGKIRSVINGDSYESKDRGSLEFARIKKQILGYFFEEENINPEYMI, from the coding sequence ATGAGGGGACTGTCAATAAAAGATTTAAATAAAATATTTTCCACCAATTGCGGTGATGTAACAGCTTTAAAGGATATTAATCTGGATGTCAAGAAAGGAGAGTTTGTCACTATATTGGGCCATAGCGGATGTGGAAAGAGCACTTTGCTAAAAATAATAGCCGGACTGGAGTCCGCTTCTTCAGGCAGCATAACTTATAGTGAAACAAAGATATCCGGTCCCGGCACGGATAGAGGCATGGTTTTTCAGGAGCACCGACTGTTGCCTTGGCTTACTATAGATGAAAATGTAGGCTTTGGTCTTATAAACGAAAGCAGAGCCGTTAGAGAAAAGCTGGTTACAGATCATTTGAAGATGGTGAAACTCGATGGGTTTCATAAGGCATACCCCCATCAATTGTCTGGAGGTATGGCCCAAAGAGCAGCTATCGCAAGAGGTCTTGTAAATAATCCGGAAATCCTGTTGCTGGACGAGCCTTTTGGAGCATTGGATGCATTGACTAGGATTCAGATGCAAAAGGAAATACTTAAAATTTGGGAGTCGGAAAAGACCACGATGATCATGGTCACCCACGACATAGACGAAGCAATATATCTAGGGCAAAGAATCGTTGTTATGTCCGCCGGACCGGGTAAAATCAGGTCAGTAATCAACGGGGATTCATACGAATCCAAAGATAGGGGAAGCTTGGAATTTGCCCGAATAAAAAAACAGATACTGGGATATTTCTTTGAAGAAGAAAATATAAATCCTGAATATATGATATAA
- a CDS encoding ABC transporter substrate-binding protein, with protein MNKYLKAIILTIIAGVVFAGCTAGGGNDSSADDLKEVKLGYPIGANDFIDGVGGLALELGYLEEELEKEGFKLNSQGFTGAGPAVNEALASGNIDFALYADFPGIVIQSRGIDTRLISIVNTQGHAGIVVGDDSGIESVADLKGKKIAYPRGTFIQKYLLQALEEYGLSEADVELINMTTDAEAALVSGDVDAIAYTDGVIANLAFEKNIGKIINTSRENDDWTGAFVLIGRSDFIDGNEKAATAFLRAFIRAKEYAVENPQSAYEIFAEKSRISIETAEYLYGSDDGAFEFFSLEIEPLGLDKVSSNKDFLINEGLIQNDFDVYQWGDNSYYEEANR; from the coding sequence ATGAACAAGTATTTAAAAGCCATAATTTTGACTATCATAGCAGGGGTTGTATTTGCCGGATGCACTGCAGGTGGCGGAAATGATTCTTCAGCGGATGATTTAAAGGAAGTTAAGCTGGGATATCCCATAGGAGCCAATGATTTTATAGACGGGGTAGGGGGGCTGGCTCTGGAACTAGGCTACCTGGAAGAAGAACTGGAAAAAGAAGGTTTTAAGCTTAACTCACAGGGATTCACAGGAGCAGGTCCGGCTGTCAATGAAGCACTGGCCAGCGGAAACATTGACTTTGCTCTTTATGCTGATTTTCCGGGGATAGTAATTCAATCAAGAGGAATTGATACAAGACTTATCAGCATAGTGAATACTCAAGGACATGCGGGCATAGTAGTAGGAGATGACTCGGGGATTGAAAGCGTTGCAGACCTTAAAGGCAAAAAAATTGCGTATCCAAGGGGTACCTTCATTCAAAAATATCTTTTGCAGGCTCTTGAGGAGTACGGCTTAAGCGAAGCCGATGTAGAGCTTATTAATATGACCACTGACGCAGAAGCGGCCCTTGTTAGTGGAGATGTAGACGCCATAGCTTATACAGACGGAGTCATAGCGAACCTGGCTTTTGAAAAAAACATTGGCAAAATAATAAATACCTCACGGGAAAATGACGACTGGACAGGTGCTTTTGTTCTTATAGGGAGAAGTGATTTTATAGACGGCAACGAAAAAGCAGCAACTGCCTTTTTGAGAGCTTTTATTAGGGCTAAGGAGTACGCGGTGGAAAATCCACAGAGCGCATACGAGATATTTGCTGAAAAATCACGAATCAGCATTGAAACAGCAGAGTATCTTTACGGTTCAGATGACGGAGCTTTTGAATTTTTTTCTTTGGAAATTGAGCCTTTGGGGTTGGATAAAGTAAGCTCAAACAAGGACTTTTTAATAAACGAAGGGCTTATCCAAAATGATTTCGACGTTTATCAGTGGGGAGACAACAGCTATTATGAAGAAGCAAACCGATAG